The Amblyraja radiata isolate CabotCenter1 chromosome 1, sAmbRad1.1.pri, whole genome shotgun sequence genome contains a region encoding:
- the LOC116988758 gene encoding up-regulator of cell proliferation-like, which yields MASVSSTVNSWSENLNPPQLVRDLGLQDHYPHKLSLTSMREVSWGKLDDNKPTRPEDIPWRFLQRILSANSLARNPEWPPAQSLEDKKDDVEDFNDFFEVKGPETSGINPLDIIAAIFLCADHSLQQELMLKMSLCQLALPFLLPEGHSYPRDKVRGPMEGPGATLLLWAMRPIVKMWCPQSPTGSSRVVEMPIVTATVPTVSFLRLGRCTVSKSKLLNLTLSQTKLQQNIFLHSGMECGNVPRRISDGMAEISWYLPSGKSNTDIFPEAAAFINLRGDAETYQRHTRFLAKVSAALFIFIDVIGEKEREFLTSLAQSPAKLFLIVNTNISQQHITPGQVKKLFKDLKLQPQQCIVRTNVNKTKFVEKLCFQVKQVILMSDRDQSFLSLEQMGDSARESGIQVDEHQPEIQRAKDLTKILGSLNPADIIGYKKRVLPFHGEPWQGLTKVEKEKSRMKLRGDRTTEKYNQELDQDKNRIRDAQLTQSLSVEMKIFIDHLTCPGGDDRAISLQWLKLMLDSKSREIMAGLRRDYKELSKHSKQKVKELKDVDQKMTDSSLGLEHFMRELGQVYELSVTQHNIKQQTQIHPHVLQLPGVAAELLLDGFPLELIDGDVSNVPVSWITAVLEAVAEKVGRASRVFVLTVIGVQSTGKSTLLNTMFCLRFAVSSGRCTRGAYMQLMKVTEELGCDFILVIDTEGLRAPELATLTDSYEHDNELATFVVGLSNITLVNIGMENIAEMKDILQIVVHSLLRMKLTGKRPKCIFIHQNVGDVSAHDHNLRGRQKLLEQLDKMTEAAAKLEKVDGVTFRDVMDYDADKDNWYIPGLWQGTPPMAAVNTGYTEHVFQLKKSLIQCLLKGKLEQGAFTIPDFTKWMTGLWEQVKHENFIFSFQNSLVAEAYNQLSVKYKDWEWELHKFIHYWGNKAENTVNNASGDLNLLLQTLEREIRMEINKREGETLDKLKALFESGADNVQLMEKYREEFKLSISSLCRRLQDVSIHRCKDAVNRCVGLQEVDDSWNKCHKKIEQQVKELLLKCKGANQVLGDEELQTAFGKMWQHTLSQLDYQPCRERNIELEIENLLRENTATQGRVINEMLKRKSLCKQGTQCFQIEGKHINTTWMRRAKTTIGISSHQSDVIQAAMITQSLEDQCHQWISDITKMDMDYDNRYCIDLLNIIEEKINNISHPNFTMSEEFRAEFKLHLCGFAVQRFQEMQTRFIKKHDPRQRLENMKGQYFDLFMDIYTEQDANQRQAERFAMSFLNIMDDMKQNDPERKYSLRNNFTVALLVHLKQRDTFDDYYRYITDLENLAKDWLHHQVIEHCKTQRDGESTFTRLAKGILTQITGKAKEIVEDAVMQNFAGNVQSFLDMFVEKLKTRISMPKDEMKLVMFHSDGDGKKWAEAVLSSIEDVEQRLLSEVTGWDVQAKIEELSIKPRDELFKGLFNCTKKCPFCGVFCDSETPVHSQHSCKQHRPEGLSRYRSMKSKRLVTDVCTALVAGNGSFRNDDNNWELKPYKDYQTVNDYYKSWTIQQEISAQAASYWKNVFYTFNEQFAEKYGVKPAEIDEGWDIDWYVVRGDLNKTYNTNIQSW from the exons ATGGCGAGTGTTTCATCAACAGTAAATAGCTGGTCTGAAAACCTGAACCCTCCACAACTTGTGAGGGATTTGGGTTTACAGGATCATTATCCTCACAAACTGTCATTGACGTCCATGCGGGAGGTATCCTGGGGTAAACTGGACGACAACAAACCAACTCGACCAGAAGATATTCCTTGGCGATTTCTCCAAAGGATCCTCTCAGCTAATTCACTGGCGAGGAATCCTGAATGGCCCCCTGCTCAGTCCTTGGAAGACAAGAAAGATGATGTTGAAGATTTCAACGATTTCTTTGAAGTGAAAGGGCCAGAGACTTCTGGGATTAACCCTCTGGATATCATTGCTGCCATTTTCCTCTGTGCCGACCATTCTCTCCAGCAGGAATTGATGCTGAAAATGTCTCTGTGCCAACTTGCATTACCCTTTCTGCTGCCGGAAGGGCACAGTTACCCCAGGGACAAGGTGAGGGGACCCATGGAAGGACCTGGTGCCACCCTTCTCCTCTGGGCCATGAGGCCCATTGTTAAAATGTGGTGCCCACAATCTCCCACAGGGAGCAGCCGCGTTGTGGAGATGCCCATCGTGACAGCAACCGTGCCAACTGTCTCCTTCCTCAGACTCGGAAGGTGCACGGTGTCCAAATCCAAACTCCTCAATCTCACCTTGAGCCAGACCAAGCTGCAGCAgaacatcttcctgcactccggtATGGAATGTGGGAATGTGCCCCGTAGGATATCGGATGGGATGGCTGAGATCAGCTGGTATCTACCTTCTGGGAAGAGCAACACGGACATTTTCCCGGAGGCTGCTGCATTCATCAACCTCCGAGGTGATGCTGAAACGTACCAGCGACACACTCGGTTTCTGGCAAAAGTCTCTGCTGCTctctttattttcattgacgttatCGGTGAGAAGGAAAGAGAATTCCTCACCTCTCTCGCACAATCACCGGCAAAACTCTTTCTGATAGTGAACACTAACATCAGTCAGCAACACATCACCCCTGGGCAGGTAAAGAAACTGTTCAAAGATCTGAAGTTACAACCTCAACAATGCATTGTTCGGACAAATGTAAACAAGACCAAATTTGTGGAAAAACTTTGTTTTCAGGTAAAACAAGTGATTCTAATGAGTGACAGGGACCAGAGCTTCCTGAGTCTGGAACAAATGGGTGACAGTGCGAGAGAAAGTGGGATTCAGGTCGATGAACATCAGCCTGAAATACAACGGGCCAAGGACCTGACCAAAATACTGGGCAGTCTTAACCCTGCAGACATCATTGGGTATAAAAAGAGAGTGCTGCCCTTTCATGGAGAGCCCTGGCAAGGACTGACTAAAGTTGAGAAAGAAAAGTCTCGGATGAAACTCCGTGGGGACAGAACCACAGAGAAGTATAACCAGGAGTTGGACCAAGACAAGAATAGAATCCGGGATGCTCAGCTCACACAGAGCCTGTCGGTGGAGATGAAGATATTCATTGACCATCTCACCTGTCCTGGTGGGGATGACAGGGCCATTTCCTTGCAGTGGCTGAAGCTGATGCTGGACAGTAAATCAAGGGAAATCATGGCAGGATTGCGCAGGGATTATAAAGAACTGAGCAAACACTCAAAGCAGAAGGTCAAGGAGCTGAAGGACGTGGATCAGAAGATGACTGATAGTTCCCTGGGACTTGAGCACTTCATGAGGGAACTGGGCCAGGTTTATGAACTCTCAGTGACACAACACAACATCAAGCAACAAACACAGATCCACCCACATGTGCTTCAGTTACCGGGTGTTGCTGCTGAACTGTTGCTGGATGGGTTCCCACTGGAGCTCATTGATGGAGACGTCTCCAACGTTCCTGTTTCATGGATCACTGCTGTACTGGAAGCAGTGGCCGAGAAGGTGGGACGTGCTTCCCGAGTGTTTGTGCTGACAGTAATTGGAGTTCAGAGCACAGGCAAGTCCACGCTCCTCAATACAATGTTCTGTTTGCGGTTTGCTGTGAGCAGCGGCCGATGTACTCGAGGGGCCTACATGCAGCTGATGAAGGTCACAGAGGAGCTGGGCTGTGACTTCATCCTGGTCATTGACACGGAGGGGCTGAGAGCTCCAGAACTTGCAACACTAACAGACAGCTACGAACACGACAATGAGCTGGCAACATTCGTGGTGGGATTAAGCAACATAACGTTGGTAAACATAGGCATGGAAAACATCGCAGAGATGAAAGATATTTTACAGATTGTTGTTCATTCCTTACTCCGCATGAAACTGACGGGGAAAAGACCAAAGTGTATATTTATCCACCAGAATGTTGGAGATGTGAGTGCACATGATCACAATCTGAGAGGCCGTCAGAAACTACTGGAACAGCTGGATAAGATGACAGAGGCTGCAGCAAAACTGGAGAAGGTGGATGGAGTAACGTTCCGTGATGTGATGGACTATGATGCTGACAAGGACAACTGGTACATCCCTGGTCTGTGGCAAGGTAcacccccaatggctgccgtcaaCACTGGCTACACTGAACACGTCTtccaactgaagaagagtctcattcAATGTTTACTCAAAGGGAAACTAGAACAAGGAGCTTTCACAATCCCAGACTTTACCAAATGGATGACTGGCCTTTGGGAGCAGGTGAAACATGAGAATTTTATTTTCAGCTTCCAGAACAGTCTAGTCGCAGAGGCTTACAACCAGCTCTCTGTGAAGTACAAGGACTGGGAGTGGGAGCTCCACAAATTCATACATTATTGGGGAAACAAGGCTGAAAACACAGTAAACAATGCCAGTGGTGACCTCAACCTACTGCTCCAAACACTGGAACGTGAGATCAGGATGGAGATTAACAAAAGGGAGGGTGAGACTCTGGATAAACTAAAAGCTCTGTTTGAAAGTGGGGCTGATAACGTGCAGCTGATGGAGAAATACAGGGAGGAATTCAAGCTCAGTATCTCCAGTTTATGCAGACGGCTTCAGGATGTTTCAATACACAGATGTAAGGATGCTGTGAACAGATGTGTGGGACTGCAGGAAGTGGATGATAGTTGGAATAAATGTCACAAGAAGATCGAACAACAGGTCAAGGAGCTTTTATTAAAGTGTAAAGGAGCAAATCAGGTGTTGGGTGACGAGGAACTGCAAACTGCCTTTGGAAAGATGTGGCAACACACACTGTCACAGCTGGACTATCAGCCCTGTAGAGAAAGAAACATTGAACTGGAGATTGAAAATCTTCTCAGAGAGAACACAGCAACTCAAGGGAGGGTGATTAATGAAATGCTAAAAAGAAAATCTCTCTGTAAACAGGGAACTCAGTGCTTTCAAATTGAAGGGAAACACATCAACACGACATGGATGAGACGTGCTAAAACCACAATTGGGATATCCTCGCACCAATCAGATGTTATTCAGGCAGCAATGATAACACAGTCCCTAGAGGATCAATGCCATCAATGGATCAGTGACATCACAAAAATGGACATGGATTATGACAATAGATATTGTATTGATCTTTTGAATATTATAGAGGAGAAAATTAACAATATTTCACACCCAAACTTCACAATGAGTGAGGAATTCAGGGCTGAGTTTAAACTTCACCTGTGTGGTTTCGCTGTACAAAGATTCCAAGAGATGCAGACGAGGTTCATAAAGAAACACGACCCGCGGCAAAGACTGGAAAACATGAAGGGTCAATACTTTGATCTCTTCATGGATATTTACACAGAGCAGGATGCGAACCAGAGACAAGCAGAACGGTTTGC aatgtctttcctcaacatCATGGATGATATGAAACAAAATGACCCTGAGAGAAAGTACAGTCTCCGCAACAACTTCACTGTGGCCCTCCTGGTGCACTTGAAACAAAGGGATACATTTGATGACTATTACCGGTATATCACTGACCTTGAGAATTTGGCCAAAGACTGGCTCCATCACCaggttattgaacactgcaagacacAACGTGATGGAGAGAGCACGTTTACCCGTCTGGCTAAAGGAATCCTCACACAGATCACTGGGAAAGCTAAAGAGATTGTTGAGGATGCAGTGATGCAGAACTTTGCTGGAAATGTTCAGAGCTTCCTGGACATGTTTGTTGAAAAGTTAAAGACCAGGATCTCAATGCCCAAAGATGAAATGAAACTCGTTATGTTTCACAGTGACGGTGATGGCAAGAAATGGGCAGAAGCAGTTCTGTCATCTATTGAAGACGTGGAGCAGAGACTCCTCAGTGAGGTAACAGGCTGGGATGTCCAAGCAAAGATTGAAGAATTATCCATTAAACCCAGGGATGAGTTGTTCAAAGGGTTATTCAATTGTACTAAGAAATGTCCTTTCTGTGGGGTTTTCTGTGATTCAGAGACCCCGGTACATTCACAGCACTCTTGTAAGCAGCACAGACCTGAAGGTCTTAGTAGATATCGCTCCATGAAGAGCAAACGTCTTGTAACTGACGTCTGCACAGCTTTAGTCGCAGGTAATGGATCATTTAGAAATGACGACAATAATTGGGAATTGAAACCTTACAAGGATTACCAAACTGTCAATGATTACTACAAATCCTGGACCATCCAGCAGGAAATTTCCGCACAGGCAGCATCCTATTGGAAGAACGTTTTCTACACTTTCAATGAGCAGTTTGCTGAAAAATATGGAGTAAAACCTGCAGAGATCGATGAAGGCTGGGACATTGACTGGTATGTAGTGAGGGGAGATCTGAATAAGACGTATAACACAAATATTCAGTCTTGGTGA